The nucleotide sequence GCTGGGAACGATAAAGTTGTTTCTATCTCTGGAATTACCCTAAGTGGTGAAGATGCTAACAACTATCACCTAGTTTCATCTACAGACACTGCTACAGCTAATATCACAAAAAGAGATATCAATGCCTCTTTTGTAGCGACTAACAAAACTTATGACGGTAGTTCCAGTGCCAATGTTTCATTTAACTCTTGGGATAACTTAGTTGAAAATGATGTTCTTAATGCTTCTAATATAACTGCTTCTTTTAACGATAAAAATGCTGGAAACGATAAAGTCGTTACTATCGACAATATCTCCCTTTCCGGCGAAGATGCTGATAACTACAACTTACTTTCTTCTGACTCTACAAAGGCTGATATCAACAAAAGAGATATCAATGCTTCATTTGTAGCAACTAACAAAACTTATGATGGTAGTTCCAGTGCCAATGTTTCATTTAACTCTTGGGATAACTTAGTTGAAAATGATGTTCTTAATACTTCTAGTATAACTGCTTCTTTTAACGATAAAAATGCTGGGATCGATAAAGTCGTAACTATCGACAATATCTCTCTTACCGGTGATGATGCTGATAACTACAACTTAGTTACTTCTAACTCTTCTTCAGCTGATATCAACAAAAGAGATATCAATGCTTCTTTTGTAGCGACTAACAAAACTTATGACGGTAGTTCCAGTGCCAATGTTTCATTTAACTCTTGGGATAACTTAGTTGAAAACGATGACCTTAATGCTTCTAGTATAACTGCTTCTTTTAATGATAAAAATGCTGGAAACGATAAAGTCGTAACTATCGACAATCTCTCTCTTACCGGTGATGATGCTGATAACTACAACTTAGTTACTTCTAACTCTTCTTCAGCTGATATCAACAAAAGAGATATCAATGCTTCTTTTGTTACTTCAGACAAAACTTATGACGGTAGTTCCAGTGCCAATGTTTCATTCAACTCTTGGGATAGCTTAGTTGAAAACGATGACCTTAATACTTCTAGTATAACTGCTTCTTTTAACGATAAAAATGCTGGAAACGATAAAGTCGTTACTATCGACAATATCTCTCTTACCGGTGATGATGCTGATAACTACAACTTAGTTACTTCTAACTCTTCTTCAGCTGATATCAACAAAAGAGATATCAATGCTTCTTTTGTTACTTCAGACAAAACTTATGACGGTAGTTCCAGTGCCAATGTTTCATTCAACTCTTGGGATAGCTTAGTTGAAAACGATGACCTTAATACTTCTAGTATAACTGCTTCTTTTAACGATAAAAATGCTGGAAACGATAAAGTCGTAACTATCGACAATATCTCTCTTACCGGTGATGATGCTGATAACTACAACTTACTTTCTTCTGACTCTACAAAGGCTGATATCAACAAAAGAGATATCAATGCTTCTTTTGTTACTTCAGACAAAACTTATGACGGTAGTTCCAGTGCCAATGTTTCATTTAACTCTTGGGATAACTTAGTTGAAAATGATGACCTTAATGCTTCTAGTATAACTGCTTCTTTTAACGATAAAAATGCTGGAAACGATAAAGTTGTAACTATCGACAATATCTCTCTTACCGGCGAAGATGCTGATAACTACAACTTACTTTCTTCTGACTCTACAAAGGCTGATATCAACAAAAGAGATATCAATGCTTCTTTTGTTGCTAGTAACAAGATTTATAATGGTGAAACACTTACAGAATTAAAATTTAGTAGTTGGGATAATTATCTAAATAGTGATGACCTCTCTGTAGATAATTATGTTGGAAATTTTGTAGACCCATATTCAGGAAATAATAAAGATATAATAGTTACAGATACTATCTTAACTGGAAAGGATAAAGATAACTATAATTTAGTTGGATCGACTTCCACAAAAGCTGATATTACTGAAAATAAAGTTGAATATATACTAGCCTCTATCGATAACACAACTAGTATAAAAACTCCTATTTCCAATGATATTAAAACTCCTATAGATTCACTCCAAAGAAAGGGTAATAATATACAAAGAGAGGATATAGTTTCTACTCCTAAGATTGCTAGTAAAACTAAAAAGGTAACTCATTCTGAAGTTCAGTCTATGCAAGGAACAACAGAAACTAAAGTTCCCATTGGAGAAAATTCTATCCTTACTATAAATGGTTCCGGAGTAAATTTAACTTCTAAAGATACTCAAGTTGAACAAATATTTTATGTGACAGAGTATATAAACGATAAATAGACTTTAAAGGAGAAAATTATGAAACCAATTAAAAACATACTAATTTTATCTTTATTTTGTACCAACTTCCTCTATGGTAATAATGTTCCAAATATAGGGAGTGTTTTACAAGAAGTAAAAAAATCCCAAGGTGTAGAGGAAAGAAAAAGTGGAGATATCCCACAAGTAGGCGGTATAGATCTAATACAAGAAGAACTCCCAGATGATGTGGGACAAAAAATTCTAATTAAAGGCTTCAAATTTGAAGGCAATTATAGTGTCGATACTGAAATTTTACAAGAGATACTAGCCTCCTATGAGGGAAAAAAACTTACCTTTTCACAAGTGAAGTATGCTGTATCTATTATTACCAAGCACTATCGTAATCAAGGTTTTTTTGTAGCTAGAGCTTATATTCCTAAAGATCAAGATTTCAAAGGTAATATCATAAAAATAAATGTTATTGAGGGATTATATGGAAACTTTAATCTCGAAAACAATAGTGGTGTAAAAGACTTTATTGTCCAAGGATATCTTGATAATACAAAGACAAGCGGGTCATCAAGAAGTGCTTCTGTAGAAAAAAATTCCATCGAAAGAACCCTTCTTTTATTAAATGACCTTCCAGGAGTTGTTATTACCAAAGCTGAGGTGAAACCTGGCAATAAACCCCTTACTAGTGACTTTGATATCGTTGCTTCAAAAGGTTCTTCCTATGACGGCTATTTTATAGGTGATAACTACGGTGGTAAATATACTGGTAAGGAAAGGCTTATGGCTGGAACAACTATCAATTCACCACTCTCACTAGGTGATCAGCTGTCATTAAATGGTATGATAACCGATGCTAGTGATATAATAAGTGGAAGTGCCTCCTATAGTCTTCCTATATACTATAGTGGACTTATCGGTAGTTTTGGATATGATCAAACAGAGTATGAGCTATCTGGAAAATACAGTAGCCTAGATGCTAAGGGAACATCTAAATCCTTCTATGGAAAGTTATCCTATCCTATAATTAGAAGTAGACTTGAAAACCTCTATATCAGTACAAGAATAGACAGTTCTGACCTAGAAGACAAATATGATGCTTTTGACGAAACTGAAAATAAAAGATTAGATAAGATCAATATAGGACTAGATTACGATAAAGAAGGTGTTTTTCTTAGCCGTGATTTCTATACAAACTCTTCTATTATAGTAACTTATGGACATTTAGATATTAAAGAAGCTGATAAAAAAGAGATTAATGAACAAGGAGCTAATACCCAAGGTGATTTTTCAAAAATCAACTTAGAAAACTCTAACTTAATCTATTTGACCGATCTATTATCACTAAAAACATCTATCTGCTATCAACATACCCTACAAGATAAAAATTTAGATGGTAGCGAAGACTTATCTATAGGTGGAGCATATGGTGTAAAACTATATCCAGATGGTGAGCTAAGTGCAGAAAATGGATATTTAGCAAATGTTGAACTTGCCTACCAATTACCATATATCTATAATGTTGGTAACAAGGTAGGAATTTTCTATGATATTGGTAGAGTTTATATGACAAATAATGCTGATAAAGTAGGCTTTAAAAGTAGAACTCTCCAAGATGTTGGGATATCATACTATATAGACTACAAGAACTTCTTCTTAAATTTCTATGCTGCCTATAAGATAGATAATGAAAATATAGAATCTGAACCTGACTATAACGCTAGATATATGGTTTCCACTGGATGGACTTTTTAATTATATCTTGGATATATAAACCATTTACTAAACCATAAGATTTTTATTTAAATATGAAGGTTTGGGAACGATTACTTCATGCATTTTTCACAGATCAATAAAGAAGGATTTAAAACTTTAAACGAGGGAGCAGAAGTAACTTTTGAAATCACTCAAGGTGATAAAGGCCCTCAAGCTTCAAACATAGAAACTGTATAATTATGTAAAATTTTAAATATTAAAAGAGGTAGAAATTTCTACCTCTTTTTTATTTGCCGTTTTTAGATATTAAATGCTACTATTCAACCCAATATCCTGCCTTGTTCATAGTATTAGCGCAGATTACCCTGCCTGGATTTTCCTTAATTTCTTTCATTGATATTAACGGCATATACATCCACGCATCATAGTGCTCTTCCGGGATATCATAAGTTGGTTTATATCCTATCTCTTTTATAGCATTTTTTATAAATCCGTATCTAGGATAAAAATCTAAGTGTCCTAAAACAAAAACAATATCTGTTTTTAATTCTTTTAATCTTTTTACTCCTTCATCTATAAGTTTTCCGCCAATTCCTAATTTTTGGTACTCCTTAATAATTCCCATAGGTGCTAGAATATAAGTCGATAGGTTATTTTTATCATTCTCTATTTTAGATTTTGAAAAAATTATATGCCCGACAGCTTCTCCATCAACAAATGCAAGCAATGATATTACAGGTTTGGCAGTTTCATCCTCTAAAAGATCGGTAACTAAAGTTACTATCTCCTCTTCCCCATAATTCTTAAACGCATCTCTATTAACCTTTATTACATCCTCATAGTCAAGTTTGGTTGTTTCTCTTATTTCTATATTCAATTTAGTTCTCCTTTAATTCTTATTTTTATCTGTTTCTTTCTCCAAAATTACTTCTTAATACAAACATAGTTCCACTCCCTGAATTCACCAAGCCTCTTAAAATATAGTCAGAGCCTGTAATTCTTACGATTTATTTAAAGTGCTCTATAGCTACTTTATAGGGACATAATAACATAGTTATATCAAAAAATAAATCACTTTTTTCCTGTTAAAACTAGACTCAAATTTTACTCTCTAAAACCCTAAAATATAGAGTATTGATCCTACTATTAAAGCTGGAATTATATTATAAAGTGTAGTAATAATGGCAGATTTCCGATCGATAGCCAATAACGGGAAAAGTGCATCCCCATCATTACATATGGCATTGGCCATAAGAGCAGAAAACGGTATTACTCCATTTATAAAGAGTGTTGTCAATATAATCTGTGGACCGCATCCTGGAATTATACCTATGACAACAGCTGCAAGGATAACTATAAAACCTGGCTGGCTCATAAAGTTGGCAACAACAGTTTCTCCTCCTACAGATCCAACAAAAACTTCATAGGAGAAAAGAGCTATAAATACCCACATAATAACAAAAGCTGTCTCTTCTGCATTGTGTATAAGTGTTTCTTTGAAAGAATTCATCTTACTCTCCACTTCAGCATGATTTTCATCGGATATGATTTTTTTACTGATAATAGTATAGATCACTGAAAACATAGTCCCTATAAAACCTAAAACACTCAAATCTTTTATAAAAAATATGTTATCTACATCTCTTTGTAGAAGATTTAAAACTGCCAGGGGAAATGAAAAAATAATCAAAGTCCAAAAGATTTTATACCCTAGCGTATGTCTAAATTTATGAAAGGTTCCTGCCATGCTTTTCCCGTGATGAAGAGCTATATCTACAGCATCCCCCTCTTCGTGCCCTAGGTGTTTGAATGTGTAGATTTTGTTTTCTGTATTCAATTCAAATTCTGTGGGTTCCCTTCTAAACATTTCATGTTCTTTTTCCAGCTCATATTTTGTCTTAGTTTTTTTAAGTATATTTTTTCCTATCCCAAAATAATCAATAATGTAACCTGTTACTATAGCTACTATAAACGAAATTATAGATACAGCAGCAAATATTTTAGGAGATTTTACTAACAATAAAAAAGCTGCATCTCCCATTGTAGCTATAAGGGTTGCTACTATAGTTCCAAAACTTACCTTTCCCAAATGATAGAGAGGCATGACCATTATGGCTCCTCCACACCCTGGTGTCATCCCTAGAAAAGCTCCCAAAAGTACCTGAATTTTTTTATTTTTTTCCATTTTATCGATGAGTCTTCCCTCGGTCTTGAAATTAATATAGCCTAAAATTAAAAGAGGTATTGCAACGAATGTCCCAACCTCTACAAATGAACCTACTGCTGTTTCATAAAATATATTTTTTATATCCATAATTTTACTCCTTTTTTTATTTAATAATATCTTTAAAATTTATTATTCAACATTAGATTACCACTTTAAAAATGTTTTGTAAATGTTTTTCTTTCTAATTATTTGAATATCAAATTAATGTATTTTTTAAAGTACAAATTTATTGTTACCTGATATTAAATTTTGGGTTAGACAATAAAAATTAAAGATGCTACAATCTAAAATATAAATAAAAAAGGAGGCGATAATAATGAAAAATTTAAGAGGTAGCAGTACAATTTAATAAAAAGAGGATGTTTGATAAAACAATTATAACCATAGAACTTAACTTACTCATAGTATTTTTAGGTGCTTAAATTTATTGTTATTTATTCAAGACAACTCTTTCTCAGGAGTTTAGGTTTGTATCAATAGCTATTAGTTTAAGTAAATTAAAGTCTATTTAGATATTTCTAGATAGGCTTTTTTTGATACAAATTATTCCCCTAGAGTTTATACAAAGGAGGTATAGTAGAAAAAATTATTAGAAATACTTATTTATTAATTGAGGAGATGAAATATGAAAATAAAAAAAATAGAAAAAGAGACATTAAAAGATTATTTGGGATTAAAAAAAATTATAGTCGATTATTTTAAATATATATATAGGGGAGATATTCTATCGGGAAAAAAATATAATTTCGAAGATCATGGAGAGCATGTCATGTCTTTAGTTACTGAAGATAATGATACAAATATGATGGTTGCTTCGGAAAATGGTATTATTCTAGGATTTATCATGTATGATCGATATAATTTTAAAAAGACCGTTACTGGGAGAATTTGCGAATTATATGTGGATCCAAATGCCAGAAACACTAATATTGGCTCAAAGCTGGTTACCCTGGTAGAAGAAGAATTAGCTACAAAATCATATTATATAACTGCTGATAAGGATGCTGTAAATTTTTGGAAGAAAAACGGATACCACCATATTGACGAAACTGCTGACAACGGAAACAGGATTTTTATTAAAAATTTATAAAATCAATTAATTAATAATAATGGGAGATGAAACCCAACTGTGAGCCTTTTTTAGGGTCTAAACTACTGTAATTAAACCTAAAATCATACCCTAAAAACGTCTATTGAGGAGACAGTTTGTCTTTTTGATAGACGTTCTGTCAATTGAATATACAAGTTTAAAAATTTGTCCTCTAGCCCAATGTTTTCAATCGTTTGGTGACCTTCTTATTTAATGTATAACTATTTAAACTTTTAAGGAGAAAATCTACAAGAAAAAGAGTCTCTCATGATATAATATTTGGAAATCTATAAGCTAGAGATTTAGGAGGAATAAATTGAAAAAATTAATGATAACAATTTTCTTTATTGTAACCATAATGGCAGAAGCACATCCCCATGTATTTTTAGAAACCTTTGTAGAGCTTAAAATAGAGGATGACCTCTTAAAGGGAGTTAACTTTATCGTAATTATGGATGAGATGAATAGTTTAATCTATCTTTCTCTTTACGATCTTGATAATGATGGGAATTTAAATGAAGCGGAATTTAAAGCTTTAGCTGATGAAAATTTTGAAGGGATTAGCGGCAAAAACAGCCATTTCCATATAAAATATAACCAAAGCATTGTAGATATAGATGAATTTGTTATAAAAGATGTCTTTATGGATAATAATAATCTTATTTATAAACTTTATATACCTTTTGAACTTAAAATAAATTCAGGAGATAAAATGAATATTTCTATCTATGATGAGGAATATTATTATGATTATGTCTATGATAAAAATTATTTCTTAAAAAATAATATAGAAAGATTTTTAAAATACGATCTGATAGAAAACGAAAATGTCAGTTACTACATGGGAAATCTTAATCCAGTTGAATTTGAGGTGAAGTTTTGAAAAAAAAAATAAAGTTAATATTACTTATAATCTTGTTTATGGGGTTGTTTTATATTTTTAAGAGTTATAATCAATTAATTTTCAGAAAAATTGTTAATATTCAGAGAGAAATAGTTGCAAATATCAGCGGAAATTTTCGGGGTGATGGAAGTATTTACTTAGGTATAATTACATTGTTTTTATACGGAGTGGTTCATTCTATAGGTCCTGGTCATGGGAAAATCATTTTATCTTCTGCTGTTCTTATCGAAAAAATAACTTTTAAAAAAATTATTTTTTTAGCTGGAATAATAGCATATTGTCAAGGAATCAGTACATTTATTTTATATAAGTTGTTTGCATTTATTGGAAAACAACTTTTACCTGTTTTGAATTTTAAAATTGAAAACCATGGTAGAACGATGACAGCGATATTACTAGTAATTATGGGGCTGTACCTATTCTATAAAGAATTTAAAAGAGAAAGTCATTCTTGCAGATCTTCTGCCAGCAAAAATATTTTTCTGGCTTCTTTTTTCCTAGGGATTGTTCCCTGCAGTGGAATATTAAACATATTACTTTTTTTAAACATATTGAAATTAAGCCAGTATGGAGTTATTAGTATTTTAGCTGTTTGTACGGGAGTATTTATTACATTAGTTTTTAGTGGGCTGTTAAGCAATTTTTTTAGTAATGAGGTTATCAAAATTAAAGGGTCATTTATTGTATCCCTTAGATACATTGGAATTATAGTTATGATATTATATGGGATTAATATTATTGTTTAGATTTAATTAAAAAGAGAGCATCTTAAAAATTTTAAGGTGTTCTCTTTTTTTAGAAGAATAATTTAAAACTCCTTTTCCTTATTTCTGATATTTATTATCTGAAAAGAAATGAAGAATAAATAAAATTCTAAGGACGGACTCTGTTTCTTAGTGAGATGCCTGACGGACATGGTAGATCTGACGAAACTCGTAATACATCTACTGAAAAGTTAAATAACATCTAGAAAAAGGATTACTCTCTTTAATTATAGAGTTTTAGTGTGTCTCTATAGAGATCCGCGTTCTATGAATTAGTATAAGTTGACGGTAAAAGACAGGAGGAAAAATCATATATAAATAATATTTATTGACAAAACCAGAATAAATTACTATAGTTTAAACGTGCATATGCACAATACTTGTAAGAGTTATTAAAATATTATTCATAAAAGTTTATACGGAGATGATCAACAGATGGAAAAGAAAATATTATTTACTTCGGAGTATGTATCACCGGGACACCCGGATAAAATTTCAGATCAAATATCAGATGCAGTATTAGATGTCTGCTTAAAAGGTGACCCAAATTCCAGAGTAGCCTGTGAAGTTTTCTGTACAACAGGACAAGTTGTGGTAGGAGGAGAGATTACTACCAGCACTTATGTAGATGTTCAGAAAATTGTAAGGGAAAAGATCAAGGAGATAGGGTATGAGGAAGGGATGGGATTTGATTCAAATTGCGGAGTGATAAACTTAATTTGTTCCCAATCACCTGATATTGCCATGGGTGTAGATAAAGGGGGAGCAGGAGATCAGGGAATAATGTTTGGAGGAGCTGTGAGAGAAACTCCAGAGCTTATGCCCTTGGCATTGGTTCTCTCTAGGGAGATTATTAAAAGATTAACTCAAATGACCAGATCAAAGGAAATTACTTGGGCAAGACCTGATGCCAAATCACAGATAACTCTGGCTTACGATGAAGATGGAAATATTGATTATGTTGATACAGTAGTAGTATCTGTACAGCATCACCCAGAAGTGACACAGAGTGAAATACATAAAACGATCATAGAGGAGGTAGTCAACCCTGTTCTAAAAAAATATAAGATAGATCCGGAAGGTGTAAGACATTATCATATCAATCCTACAGGAAGATTTGTAATAGGGGGCCCCCATGGAGATGTAGGACTTACAGGAAGAAAAATAATTGTAGATACTTATGGGGGATATTTCAGACATGGAGGAGGAGCATTCTCCGGAAAGGATCCTTCCAAGGTAGACAGATCTGCAGCATATGCAGCAAGATGGGTTGCAAAAAATATCGTAGGAGCAGATCTTGCAGAAAAATGTGAGGTGCAGCTATCCTATGCAATCGGTGTAGCAGAACCGACCTCTATAAAGATAGATTCTTTCGGAACCGGTAAAATTAGTGACATAGAGATGGCTGATATTGTAAAAAATACATTTGATCTTACCCCTAAAGGGATAGAAAATGACCTTGAATTAAGAAGCGGAAACTTTAACTATCAGGATTTAGCTGCATTTGGTCATATTGGAAGAACAGACATAGATCTTCCCTGGGAAAGATTAAATAGAGTAGACCTAGTTAAATTTCAGCTAAAAAAATAAAATAAAAGACAGGGAGTGATAATAGATGACATCTACAGAAGAAATAATGGCTAATTTGATGTATACAAAAAAATTAATGGATCATTTTATGAATCCTAGAAACGTTGGAGTAATTGAAAACCCTGATGGATATGCAAAAGTAGGAAGCCCGTCTTGTGGAGATATGATGGAAATTTTCTTAAAGATAGAAGATGAAATAATCATCGATGCAAAATTTAGAACATTTGGATGTGCATCAGCTATTGCCTCCTCATCTGTGACAACAGAGATGATCTTAAATAAAACTATAGAAGAAGCATTACAATTGACAAATAAATCTATTGCACAAAATTTAGACGGATTACCAGCATCAAAATTACATTGTTCAGTCTTAGCTGAAGAAGTTATAAATGCAGCAATAGAGGATTATACTTCTAAAAGATAAAAAAATTGACTTGAGTTCATTAGAGCCTAAAAAAAGGACAGTAAATTTACTGTCCTGGCTCTATATATTTTATTTTTTTTAATGACCAAACTTTGATATAGTCCCATCGTCAATACTTTCCCCATCTTTATAGTTTGTTTTCCATTTGACTTCCCCGTCTTTATAATAAGTAGTCCATTCTCCATCTTTCCTTCCGTTTTTATAATTCCCTTTAAGTTTAATTTTTTCAGCCTTATAATAGGTTACCCATTCTCCATCTTTTTTCCCGTTTTTAAAACTTCCTTTATATATAGCTTTTCCATTTTCACAATAAGCAGCCACCTTGGTATCTGTAAATTTGCTTCTAAAACTTCTTTTTTCTTTAGTGTCTTTGCTTTCTAATTGGTTTTGACCCATTGATTTACTATAATTTACTAAACTCATACTAATCATCAATATTAATATTATTTTTTTCATCCCTCTCTCCCCCATTGTATTCTCTTGTAACCAGATACCCCTATTTAAGTCTGCCTTGAAATAACAATAAAATCAAATTTTTAAATTTATTTATAGGCTCTTAAAAGTTTAAACAATATTAGGTACTTATATAAAAAATTAAAGTACTCAACTAAAAATGATATTGAAATTAACAAAGACTCTCATTATGGTACACTCTAACTAATATTGCAGGGTAATAATTTATTCTTTTCTCCTCTATCTTAACCATCTCAACTTATTTTTAAATACTAAAGTCTCTAACAAACCATGATTATACCAAAAAAATAGTCAAAATAGTTGATTTAGTGGGACAAATATAGTATAATACTAAAGAATACGATATGAAGTAAATTAAATGATTACTTAATTGGCGAGGTTTATAATGTTTTATATAGTGTAGATGCAAACCAATTGAACAAAAAAGAAAAATTTAACTTGAAAAATATTTATAGAACTGGGGTTTATTCAGGGTCTCTTTTGAGGCAATGTATTATGCTACTTATGTGGCATATTGTGAGTCTATTAGACGAAACTTAAACACTCTAACTCTATTACCTTTATGGTAGTAGAATTAGAGTGTTTTTTTGTTATTAGGAGGAAAAAATGGAGAAAAAAAAGAAAACAGTACAAAAATCAAAAACAAGGTTAAAAAAACCAAAGTTTGAAACTGATAAACTAAAAGGAAAGACAAAATTATTACATTCTAGAAATATTAATAAGTGGGGATTTGATTTTCACCCGCAAGTATCTATTATTTCTGGATTATTGGTTTTATTCTTTATAGGATCTACTTTAAAAGACCCAATCAGGGTAAATGAAGTTTTAAGTGGGATTAAAGATAATATAACCAACAATTGGAATTGGTTTTTTATTATAAGTGCAAATATATTTTTGGTATTTCCTATCTATCTTATGTTTAGTAAATTAGGAGAGGTTCGATTAGGAGGACCCAAGGCAAAACCAGAATATACTAATTTTGGATGGTATTCTATGCTTATAAGTGCTGGAATGGGTATCGGACTTATGTTCTGGAGTGTAGGAGAACCTCTTTACCACGCCACCGGTAAAATGCCCATAACCGATGGGAATTCTATTGGAGAAGCTTTAGGAGTAACTTTTTATCATTGGGGGTTTCACCCGTGGGGGATCTATGCTTTGGTAGCTCTATCTTTAGCATTTTTTGCATATAACAGAGGGTTACCTCTTTCTTTAAGGTCTGTTTTTTACCCGATATTTAAAGACAAGGTCTTTGGATGGATAGGAGATGTCATAGATATAACTGCTGTAATTTCATGTCTTTTTGGACTGGCTACTTCCCTTGGATTTGGTTCTCAGCAAATAAATGCAGGATTAAATTTTTTATTTGGGATCCCTCAATCACCGAAAATCCAAGTGTTGATTATAGTTGTTATCACACTTATAGCAACTATCTCTGTTGTTTCTGGAATAGGAAAAGGGGT is from Psychrilyobacter atlanticus DSM 19335 and encodes:
- a CDS encoding ShlB/FhaC/HecB family hemolysin secretion/activation protein, which encodes MKPIKNILILSLFCTNFLYGNNVPNIGSVLQEVKKSQGVEERKSGDIPQVGGIDLIQEELPDDVGQKILIKGFKFEGNYSVDTEILQEILASYEGKKLTFSQVKYAVSIITKHYRNQGFFVARAYIPKDQDFKGNIIKINVIEGLYGNFNLENNSGVKDFIVQGYLDNTKTSGSSRSASVEKNSIERTLLLLNDLPGVVITKAEVKPGNKPLTSDFDIVASKGSSYDGYFIGDNYGGKYTGKERLMAGTTINSPLSLGDQLSLNGMITDASDIISGSASYSLPIYYSGLIGSFGYDQTEYELSGKYSSLDAKGTSKSFYGKLSYPIIRSRLENLYISTRIDSSDLEDKYDAFDETENKRLDKINIGLDYDKEGVFLSRDFYTNSSIIVTYGHLDIKEADKKEINEQGANTQGDFSKINLENSNLIYLTDLLSLKTSICYQHTLQDKNLDGSEDLSIGGAYGVKLYPDGELSAENGYLANVELAYQLPYIYNVGNKVGIFYDIGRVYMTNNADKVGFKSRTLQDVGISYYIDYKNFFLNFYAAYKIDNENIESEPDYNARYMVSTGWTF
- a CDS encoding GNAT family N-acetyltransferase, which encodes MNIEIRETTKLDYEDVIKVNRDAFKNYGEEEIVTLVTDLLEDETAKPVISLLAFVDGEAVGHIIFSKSKIENDKNNLSTYILAPMGIIKEYQKLGIGGKLIDEGVKRLKELKTDIVFVLGHLDFYPRYGFIKNAIKEIGYKPTYDIPEEHYDAWMYMPLISMKEIKENPGRVICANTMNKAGYWVE
- a CDS encoding putative manganese transporter gives rise to the protein MDIKNIFYETAVGSFVEVGTFVAIPLLILGYINFKTEGRLIDKMEKNKKIQVLLGAFLGMTPGCGGAIMVMPLYHLGKVSFGTIVATLIATMGDAAFLLLVKSPKIFAAVSIISFIVAIVTGYIIDYFGIGKNILKKTKTKYELEKEHEMFRREPTEFELNTENKIYTFKHLGHEEGDAVDIALHHGKSMAGTFHKFRHTLGYKIFWTLIIFSFPLAVLNLLQRDVDNIFFIKDLSVLGFIGTMFSVIYTIISKKIISDENHAEVESKMNSFKETLIHNAEETAFVIMWVFIALFSYEVFVGSVGGETVVANFMSQPGFIVILAAVVIGIIPGCGPQIILTTLFINGVIPFSALMANAICNDGDALFPLLAIDRKSAIITTLYNIIPALIVGSILYILGF
- a CDS encoding GNAT family N-acetyltransferase, which translates into the protein MKIKKIEKETLKDYLGLKKIIVDYFKYIYRGDILSGKKYNFEDHGEHVMSLVTEDNDTNMMVASENGIILGFIMYDRYNFKKTVTGRICELYVDPNARNTNIGSKLVTLVEEELATKSYYITADKDAVNFWKKNGYHHIDETADNGNRIFIKNL
- a CDS encoding DUF1007 family protein, yielding MKKLMITIFFIVTIMAEAHPHVFLETFVELKIEDDLLKGVNFIVIMDEMNSLIYLSLYDLDNDGNLNEAEFKALADENFEGISGKNSHFHIKYNQSIVDIDEFVIKDVFMDNNNLIYKLYIPFELKINSGDKMNISIYDEEYYYDYVYDKNYFLKNNIERFLKYDLIENENVSYYMGNLNPVEFEVKF
- the metK gene encoding methionine adenosyltransferase; the encoded protein is MEKKILFTSEYVSPGHPDKISDQISDAVLDVCLKGDPNSRVACEVFCTTGQVVVGGEITTSTYVDVQKIVREKIKEIGYEEGMGFDSNCGVINLICSQSPDIAMGVDKGGAGDQGIMFGGAVRETPELMPLALVLSREIIKRLTQMTRSKEITWARPDAKSQITLAYDEDGNIDYVDTVVVSVQHHPEVTQSEIHKTIIEEVVNPVLKKYKIDPEGVRHYHINPTGRFVIGGPHGDVGLTGRKIIVDTYGGYFRHGGGAFSGKDPSKVDRSAAYAARWVAKNIVGADLAEKCEVQLSYAIGVAEPTSIKIDSFGTGKISDIEMADIVKNTFDLTPKGIENDLELRSGNFNYQDLAAFGHIGRTDIDLPWERLNRVDLVKFQLKK
- the nifU gene encoding Fe-S cluster assembly scaffold protein NifU, whose product is MMYTKKLMDHFMNPRNVGVIENPDGYAKVGSPSCGDMMEIFLKIEDEIIIDAKFRTFGCASAIASSSVTTEMILNKTIEEALQLTNKSIAQNLDGLPASKLHCSVLAEEVINAAIEDYTSKR
- a CDS encoding toxin-antitoxin system YwqK family antitoxin, with the protein product MKKIILILMISMSLVNYSKSMGQNQLESKDTKEKRSFRSKFTDTKVAAYCENGKAIYKGSFKNGKKDGEWVTYYKAEKIKLKGNYKNGRKDGEWTTYYKDGEVKWKTNYKDGESIDDGTISKFGH